In Leptospiraceae bacterium, the following are encoded in one genomic region:
- a CDS encoding NUDIX domain-containing protein has translation MTSKHGLFQITQKVFIRNGNFLLVMKDKKSGAGDLPGGRMNQDEFFEDWMDSLNRELEEELGSNFNVEINPNPIIVHKHLVNDGNHPCVIIGYDAVYKSGEISISDEHDFYKWVDISSYKPEELFSEYMLDAVNVYLKRK, from the coding sequence ATGACTTCAAAACACGGGTTATTTCAAATTACCCAGAAGGTATTCATTCGAAATGGAAATTTTCTTCTTGTGATGAAAGATAAAAAGTCAGGCGCGGGTGATTTACCGGGCGGGCGTATGAATCAAGATGAATTTTTCGAAGATTGGATGGATTCATTAAATAGAGAATTAGAAGAAGAGCTTGGTAGTAATTTTAATGTAGAAATAAATCCAAATCCAATTATTGTTCATAAACATTTAGTAAATGATGGCAATCACCCGTGTGTGATTATTGGTTATGATGCCGTTTACAAATCAGGAGAAATTTCAATTTCCGATGAACATGATTTTTATAAATGGGTAGATATTAGTAGTTATAAACCAGAAGAATTATTTTCTGAATATATGTTAGATGCAGTGAATGTTTATTTGAAAAGGAAGTAA